The Thermovenabulum gondwanense genome includes a region encoding these proteins:
- a CDS encoding PTS glucitol/sorbitol transporter subunit IIA, translating into MVKYEVMVNRIGELVVEYLKQKVLIIFDEDCPLELKEISITHTKSELKKDISAGDTIYFKEVPYKVTAVGEQANNNIRKIGHCVFKFDGSSTPELPGYIHLEDKFLPNIFLGDKIRVEGE; encoded by the coding sequence ATGGTCAAGTATGAGGTAATGGTTAACAGAATAGGTGAGCTGGTAGTGGAATATCTTAAACAAAAGGTATTAATTATTTTTGATGAAGATTGTCCTTTAGAACTAAAAGAAATATCAATCACTCATACGAAATCTGAACTCAAAAAAGATATTTCTGCAGGTGATACCATATATTTCAAGGAAGTACCCTATAAAGTTACCGCGGTGGGAGAACAGGCAAACAATAATATCAGAAAAATCGGTCACTGTGTTTTCAAGTTTGACGGCAGCAGTACACCGGAACTTCCGGGATACATCCATTTAGAGGATAAATTTTTACCGAACATTTTTCTGGGAGATAAAATACGTGTAGAAGGCGAATAA